In Oncorhynchus masou masou isolate Uvic2021 chromosome 31, UVic_Omas_1.1, whole genome shotgun sequence, the sequence AAAGGTGCTACATATATAATGAAAATGTGCATTTTAATTTCAGAAAATGCCCATAATATATCTGCCTCTAATAGTGGAATAATACTCTTTTATAGTATTACTTacccgccagtgttgtgattggctgtgatattcgCCTATTGATTTCTCCAGCTGGAGCGGCACCTAGTTGTCAAACTGGGAAAACTGTTCtgacattttctgaaattacaatgcaaaaaaaaaatctataaaatcCTACGTGTAGCACCTTTAACTGTAATGCATGAACATGTgttggggttgacatccataTTACGAACATTCTACTCCGATTTTCACTTCAACATATTATGAAATACACATATGAACATTTGGCAAGTTTTGCTAGGGGGCAATGAGGAGATTCGCCCCCCTCATGGCAATTCCATTGTTTGGTCATTGACCTCTATACTGCATCTTGTTTGAATTAATGTCTGAAATAATATGCTAAAGAATGTTCAATTTCAAAATATGGGGGGAAAGTATGCAAGTGTTAAGTAGAATCTCTGCAATATTTTTTTCCCCACTTGGTTTTATGGCCAGAAATGtgtttaaaaaatacattaataATTGGATTTAATAAAATACTGGTTTCTGACTATGCCGAGGAGACAACGCCCAGGAAATATAGTGAGAACTCTGTGTGCTCTGCTCAGCAGCCCCGGGCATCTTGCCCCTGGTAAAACATTGAATGAAGTTCACCTCCTGTTCACCTTTTTATGGTTCAAAGAACCTCTATACAATGGAGAGACTTGGTGGGGGATGGATGGTTTAATTAATCCAGAAGCTGCACTTGCCCAGTGCCCTGGGGTCATGAACACCCTCTGTTCACCCACTGTGGGCAACTTCAACAACTGTCTGCAGCTTATGAATATTGTATTCATGTTAATTGGGGAACGCTGAGGTTTATGTATCTCTCAAATAATTTGATTGGCTGCGAGCCAGAGTCTAAACCACTGTACAGTCATACACCTCAGTTGCTATTGCTTCACGTCATTACACATCAGTAGCCTAACTTGAATAAAAAGTAGACTTCTACTTTTCACTTTTACTCAGCTCAGGGCAGATACACACTTCTATAACAAATACtatctacactgctcaaaaaataaagggaacactaaaataacacatacttctgatgaggtggtggatggtctccagagggatctcctcccagacctggactaaagcatctgccaactcctggacagtctgtggtgcaatgtggggttggtggatggagcgaaacATGATGTCCCAggtgtgctcaattggattcaggtctggggaacgggcgggccagtccatagcatcaatgccttcctcttgcaggaactgctgacacactccagccacatgaggtctagcattgtcttgcattaggaggaacccagggccaaccgcaccagcatatggtctaacaaggggtctgaggatcttaTCTCGTTACCTAATGGatgtcaggctacctctggcgagcacatggagggctgtgcggccccccaaagaaatgccaccccacaccatgactgacccaccgccaaaccagtcatgctggaggatgttgcaggcagcagaacgttctccatggtgtctccagactgtcatgtctgtcacatgtgctcagtgtgaacctgctttcatctgtgaagagcccAGGGCGCCAGTGGctaatttgccaatcttggtgttctctggcaaatgaaaaacgtcctgcacggtgttgggctgtaagcacaacccccacctgtggacgtcgggccctaataccaccctcatggagtctgtttctgaccgtttgagcagacacatgcacatttgtggcctgctggaggtcattttgcagggctctgacagtgctcctccttgcataaaggcggaggtagcggtcctgctgctgggttgttgctctcctacggcctcctccacgtatcctgatgtactggcctgtctcctggtagcgcctccatgctctggacactacactgacagacacagcaaaccttcttgccacagctcgcattaatgctccatcctggatgagctgcactacctaagacacttgtgtgggttgtagactccgtctcatgctaccactagagtgaaagcaccgccagcattcaaaagtgaccaaaaacatcagccaggaagcataggaactgagaattggtctgtggtccccacctgcagaaccactcctttattgggggtgtcttgctaattgcctataatttccacctgttgtctattccatttgcacgaCAGGATGTGAAATTTACTGTCAATCAGTGTTttttcctaagtggacagtttgatttcacagaagtgtgattgacttggagttacattctgttgtttaagtgttccctttatttttttgagcagtgtatttccaTGTGTTCCTGTAGGAGGGAAGAAGCATGTCCAGGATGTCTATGAGTCGTTCTCCAGTTTCTCCAATGAATTCCCAGGGCATCCCATCACCGGCCCAGCTGACTAAAGCCAACGCCCCGGTCCACATCGACGTGGGAGGACACATGTACACCAGCAGCCTGGGTACTCTCACCAAATACCCAGAGTCTAGGTAAGAGTATAAGGCCATGAAGCATAGCACCACCACCATGGCAATGTGAATAATTTCCTCGTGGAAAATAATGTATTATTGATTCAATACTAACTTTTTCCCCCCCTATGGAATAAAATGTCAAGTTCATGAATAGGTCTATTGACTGTGCATTATGACTGATACGTTATTCAATTACTTCTAGAAATCCACATAGCATCGTGTTGAAACGCAAGCAGCTTGGTATTCATGATAATTGGTCTGAGAGTAAGCAAAtacagagagggggcagagagagaaaggaaaagagtagatTTTAATTGCTTTTTGGAAggcaaagagagagtggagaaggctgagcTGTCTGGAGCTGTGAGGTGAGACTCCTgctggaagaggagaggaccacctcAGGCATAGGGGAGAAGAAAGATGAGTACTGTGCAGTTGGCATCGAtttagaggggggagagagagagagagagagtgttgtatTCAACACAGTATGTGATTCCCGAAGTCATAGTAGACCCAATTCATTTTCTGTACTAAAATAAACTTTGTAGCCCACTTCCTGCCtaaaatgtaggcctacatgaCTTACATCACTCTCAAGGAATGATCAACTACACTAGAAACAAGTTTTACGCTTCACTAAACATACTTCAAGTACTACTTGATTCATAGTATTAATCTAGAGCTCTTAACCATGGTATTTCTCTCCAGAATCAGTCGTCTGTTTAATGGAACAGAGCCCATTGTACTGGACAGCTTGAAGCAGCACTACTTCATCGACAGGGATGGAGATATATTCAGATATATCCTCAGCTTCCTCAGGACCTGCAAACTACTGCTCCCAGAGGACTTCAAGGTACAGTTCACAATGCAGGGGGACAACACTTGTCCAAAATAGCTCACATCTCACCAAAAGAGTAAAATGGGCCTAATACATTACTTTATTATCACCCGAGTATAGTTAAACCAAACCAACTTTGTTACTTATGCATAAACTTGCCTGAGGCGTGAATACTTGTTTCATTTCTGAGCTAATGCCTAGGCTAACACAGTCTATTAACCAGGTATTACTTAATTTCCCAACTTTTTGGtccacatacaaacacatacaaatTTATACCCATTTCAGACCGCAAATGTGGTATGTTACCTGTAAAAATACAAGGCAATATTTATGACCCCCCTTCAAACAGCTCGCTATTTACCACTTATTGGCAGCTATACCCCTTTTAATAATACAgtgtacattcggaaagtattcagaccccttgactttttccacaatttgatacgttacagccttatcttGAAATGGATTGAATTTTTTTCtttttaatctacacacaataccccataatgacgaagaaaaaaatacattttgacatctttgcaaatgtatattaAAAAAAACCCTGACagttaaataagtattcagaccctttactcagtattttggtgaagcatctttggcagcgattacagcattgagtcttcttgagtatgacgctacaggcTTGGCACGCTTATGTATGAGGAATttcttctatgcagatcctctcaagctctgtcagattggatggggagcttcgctgcacagctattttcaagtctctccagagatgttagatcgacttcaagtccaggctctggctgggccactgaaggacattcagagacttgtcccgaagcttcTCATGTTGTCtcggctgtgtacttagggtcgttgtcctgttggagggtgaaccttcaccccagtctgagaccctgagtgctctggagcaggttttcatcaaggatccctctactttgctccattcatctttccctcgattctgactagtctcccagtacctgcccctgaaaaacattcccacagtttgatgctgtcaccaccatgcttcaccgtaggggtggtgccaagtttcctccagacatgacgcttggcagttcagtcttagtttcatcagaccagaggatcttgtttctcatggtctgagagccctttaggtgccttttggtaaactccaggtgggatgtcatgtgcctttcactgaggagtggcttccgtctggccactcaaccataaaggcctgattggtggagtgctgcagagatggttgtgctTCCGGAAggtcaattcctttgacctcatggctttggtttttgctctgacatgcactgtcaactgtaggaccttatttatataggtatgtgcctttccaaatgatatccaatcaattgaatttaccacaggtcgaCATCTCGAGGACAATCAATggatacaggatgcacctgagctcaattttgagtctcatagcaaaagtgtctgaatatttatgtaaatatttttcataaattagcaaacatttgtaaaaaaaaaaaaatatatatatatattttgttttttactttgtcattatcaCACAGACCCAATACCTGTATTATAGTTACAGGGTCTGGGAAAATGCAGGAATCATGACTAGGTCTTTAGGTGGCTTTTCATTTTTTCCACCATGTTTTTTCTCTCTACCCATTCCAGATATACAAAAAAAAAGCTGGTATGAAAATGCAGGCTTGGTAAACATTTGTGGGATTTTGTTCTGTGTATGAAATAATAGTGTCTCTCACAGTGATTTCAGGATGGTTATGCAAACATGACCGTAATGTCATACAAATTATCCTGCAGTACCCAGAAACACATCGTTAGCTTAATTCTCACAGTGTACCACTATAGGCACTCTGTGTGTGTAAACTGCAGGTATTCGAACACTAATCAGTTATCCATTATGCCTTGGGCTTCTACAGGGGCCAGTTCTGCATGGCTGGAAGTAGGGGCATTGTGTGTTCTGCTAAATTGATGTgtgaggagggtgtgtgtgtgcatgtgtgactgtgtgtgtgtccttctctGTAGTTAGTGTGGCTGTGTTATTCTGTCCTTTGCACAGGATGACTAAAGTGCCCTGCAGATAGAGCCCTCTTTTTTTTATAAAACACATCTATCCCTCGCTTCAAGCCTATGAAGGGAGGGGGAGCTAAGGAGGCAGGCTTTGATACAGAAAGGAGCCTGCGGGGTTAGCAGCTCTGTGTACGCCTGTTGTCAGAAGCAGTATGGCGCAAAGGCAGATAGAGGCAGCTCCCTCTGTTTCACATGCAGTAATTCTCAGCAGAAGTTGTGTGCATGTCTATGTGCCGCAGTGCTGTCATAATATAGGGCATGCAAGGGGACGATACAGGGGAGAGTGAGATGGAAAGACATGTCTTCCCTTTCAAAAGGAGATTGCAGTTAAAGTGCAGTATGTTGCACATACTGCTGCACcccaaataatatatatatatatataatatatatttttactgcggtaattttgcagtgtaactgcagttCAACTGCTGTACACTGCGGTTATTCTGCTATCACTGAGTCCAAAATACCAgtcgactgcagttactgcacttttacaGCAGTTTTAAAACCGCAATCTTTGATAAACATTTGGTATTAATAAATCCATCACATTCATTCAAAATAATtaaatacttacagttgaagtcggaggtttacatacttagattggagtcaaccaccacaaatttcttgttaacaaactatagttttggctagtcggttaggacatctacgttgtgcatgacacaagtaatttttctaacaattgtttacagacagattatttaacttataattcactgtatcacaattccagtgggtcagaagtttacatacactaagttgactgtacctttaaacagcttggaaaattccagaaaattatgtcatggcatcAGAAGcctttgataggctaattgacatcatttgtagacctccacaagtctggttcattcttgggagcaatttccaaatgcctgaaggtaccacgttcatctgtacaaacaatagtatgcaaggataaacaccatgggaccatgcagccgtcataccgctcaggaaggagatgcgttctgtatcctagagatgaacgtactttggtgcgaaaagttcaaatcaatcccagaacaactgcaaaggaccttgtgaagatgctggaggaaacgggtacaaaaggccgctcagcaaggaagaagccactgctccaaaactgccataaaaaagccagactacggtttgcaactgcacatggggacaaagatcataccttttggagaaatgtcctctggtctgatgaaacaaaaatagaactgtttggccataatgaccattgttatgtttggaggaaaaagggggaggcttgcaagctgaagaataccatcccaactgtgaatcacggcggtggcagcatcatgttgtgggggttctttgctgccggagggactggtgcacttcacaaaatagacgagggagaaaaattatgtggatatattgaagcaacatctcaagacatggtcgcaaatgggtcttccaaatggacaatgaccccaagcatacttccaaagttgtggcaaaatggcttaagaacaacacagtcaaggtataggagtggccattacaaagccccgacctcaatcaaatagaagatttgtgggcagaactgaaaaagcatgtgcgagcaaggaggcctacaaacctgactcagttgcaccagctctgtcaggaggaaggggccaaaattcacctaacttattgtgggaagcttgtggaaggctacctgagacgtttgacccaagttaaacaatttaaaggcaatgctttcaaatactaattgagtgtattctgacccactgggaatgtgatgaaagaaataaaagctaaaataaatcactctactattattctgacatttcacattcttaaaataaagtggtgatcctaactgacctaaaacagacattttactaggattaaatgtcaggaattgtgaaaagctgagtttaaatgtacttggctgaggtgtatgtaaacttcaacttgtgtgtgtgtgtgtgtgtgtgtgtgtgtgtgtgtgtgtgtgttcaaagaACAATtgggctagggggtacaatatcacattacacaaggaccttaagggacacaCGCACACTTTagaattctaacagctttttttgTTGGTAGAGTATttaattgtatttaaaaaaattgtaAGGTAAGAAAATGTCgtgttttgtttgtaaatgtatttgtTTAACTTGTAGgtaaagaatccaagcagtacatctctccatAATGGTCTACAATctgaaatgtgttcaattataagtCTGCTGATGTCTTGCCAGAGATTCCTTACatgaatacaatgccaaaaaagatgcaacaccatttctgggtggtcattacaaaatgtACAATTtgaatgcatgttttttttttttttttttactttatatcgttgttggcaggataatatttattaATAATTTGAAtagaaacttccttaattttgttaagtATGTATGTGGCAACATCCAACCTTTCCACAAACAGATATTGTCAATGAAACCAaaaaggcatgacataaggtatcgatacaacatcctgttgaaacaaggatTTATTTCTAGAGCTACAACTTCCCGATGTGAAGATCACTGTCATGAGTTCCCAGTCGTCTTGAAAGCAGCACAAGATGCTGTAGCAGCAATGCTTGCGCTGTCTGACAGATTTTCCGCTCACAGGCTCTGTATCTGTACACTGAACGCGTGTGATAAGATACTGTACATAACTAATATATTGTACACACGCAATTCCACTAAATGATGCTAATTAACCTATGGACCGATAAACATGACCAGTCAACTGTATTTCCATGAATAGATATCTCTTATTCTCCTGGACAATTGGTGGCACCAATTGTATTTATCAGACAAAAGCCAGCTATGACCAGCTAATGGAAACCCTGGTGTGTTCATGTGTTTTGTGTATGTTTTATTGTGGGTGTGTATCCTTGCTTATGTGTTTCTACTATGACAGGACTTCCCCCAGCTATACGAGGAGGCTCGCTACTACCAACTGACACCCATGGTCCGCGAGCTGGAGCGCTGGCAGACGGAGCAGGAGGGCCAGAAGAGACCGCCCTGCGAGTGCCTGGTGGTCAGAGTGACCCCTGACCTGGGGGAGAGGATTGCCCTCAGCGGAGGGAAGGTGCTCATCGAAGAGATCTTCCCCGAGACTGGAGAcgtcatgtgtaactctgtgaatGCCGGCTGGAACCACGACCCCACGCATGTAATCCGATTCCCTCTCAACGGCTACTGCAGGCTCAACTCAGTTCAGGTACGGACGGTGATATAGTTGTAGTTCTATAGGTCAATTCTGCTCTGATGTGGATTCAGGTAAATGCCgctgagtgtaccaaacattaggatcaacttcctaatattgagttgcaccctccccTTTTGACTtaaagaacagcctcaattctccGGGGCATGGACTCGacgaggtgtcgaaagcgttccacagggtccAAGAATGGTCCACTGGCCcacgcttcccacagttgtgtcaagttggctggatgtcctttgggtggtggaccattcttgatacacacgggaaagtgttgagcatgaaaaacccagcaatgTTGTGGACAcaaaaccggtgtgcctggcacctactacagtACCCCGTCTCActtagtgccttcggaaagtattcagcccctttgacCTTTCTCCAcatcttgttacattacagccttattctaaaatggattaaggtCTCCAAGAACAGTGGCcattcattcttaaatggaagagaaaaacaacaactatttaatagattttagaataaggctgtaaccataacaaaatgtggaaaaagtccagtggtttgaatacttcccgaaggcactgtacatctttttgtcttgcctattcaccctcggaatggcacacgtacacaatccatggCTCAATTGTCGAGGCTTACAAGTCCTTTTAACTGGTCTCCTCCAATTGATCTACACTGATTTTTGAAGTGGATTTTACAAgggacatcaat encodes:
- the LOC135525235 gene encoding BTB/POZ domain-containing protein kctd15-like, with translation MSSLSVSSQEGRSMSRMSMSRSPVSPMNSQGIPSPAQLTKANAPVHIDVGGHMYTSSLGTLTKYPESRISRLFNGTEPIVLDSLKQHYFIDRDGDIFRYILSFLRTCKLLLPEDFKDFPQLYEEARYYQLTPMVRELERWQTEQEGQKRPPCECLVVRVTPDLGERIALSGGKVLIEEIFPETGDVMCNSVNAGWNHDPTHVIRFPLNGYCRLNSVQVLERLFQKGFSVTASCGGGVDSSQFSEYVLCRELRRGQPTDTTIYIKQEPLD